Proteins from a single region of Streptomyces sp. HUAS 15-9:
- a CDS encoding GNAT family N-acetyltransferase, which yields MTDQREVVVTRWPGRAASAEGELAGLLAAYHLRTQAEKGETVADADGLPDRYRAEVLDPLAAFVDGVVLVALSGDTAVGCLVVTAPVGRRCEVKRLWTDPAFRGRGIASALVSAGLAHARESGVRTVQLSVWKWRTGAIALYERLGFTVVESWDERDQLACMERAV from the coding sequence ATGACCGATCAACGCGAGGTTGTCGTCACCCGCTGGCCAGGTCGGGCTGCCTCCGCTGAGGGCGAGCTGGCCGGGTTGTTGGCGGCTTACCACCTGCGGACGCAGGCCGAGAAGGGTGAGACCGTTGCCGATGCGGACGGGTTGCCGGACCGCTACCGGGCGGAGGTCTTGGACCCACTGGCCGCGTTCGTCGACGGTGTCGTGCTCGTGGCCCTGAGCGGCGACACCGCCGTGGGCTGCCTCGTAGTCACCGCACCCGTCGGCAGGCGGTGCGAGGTCAAGAGGCTCTGGACGGACCCGGCCTTCCGGGGCCGGGGCATCGCGTCCGCTCTGGTCAGCGCCGGGCTTGCGCATGCGAGGGAAAGCGGCGTACGCACCGTGCAACTGTCGGTATGGAAATGGCGAACAGGCGCCATCGCCCTGTACGAGCGGCTCGGCTTCACTGTTGTCGAATCGTGGGACGAGCGGGATCAACTGGCATGCATGGAGCGCGCCGTGTGA
- a CDS encoding sensor histidine kinase, whose protein sequence is MYLVPVVVAVGVLRHRLLGIETVLRRSVVYGSLTGVVMTMYLAVTALAGSALDQSPLPGVLAAALVAVVLTPARARLQLAADRLVYGARRDPLGALARLGDQVAVAGEPDLLPTALHAVADAVRAPGAMVTAPDGRVLGSWGTAQSIGHTVALQVGRRDVGTLRVAHRDLADTYAEADVRLLAAMAAQVAVLVRALELTELLEAQRDRVVAATRAERDRLHHDLHDGLGPSLSGMALGLQAASHALATGDTAGCAPLLDRIRDEVATSVAEIRRIIDGLRPTILDTVKLGEAIHRHAATLSPDMEATAYRVVTEALTNIVRHASAHRCGITLAPCGRSLRIAVRDDGLGIADGTPAGVGLASMRRRAQALGGTFAIETGPHGTTVTITLPLEEP, encoded by the coding sequence GTGTATCTGGTACCGGTGGTGGTGGCGGTCGGGGTGCTGCGCCACCGGCTGCTCGGCATCGAGACGGTGCTTCGCCGCAGTGTGGTCTACGGCTCCCTCACCGGCGTGGTGATGACGATGTACCTCGCGGTGACGGCGCTGGCCGGTTCGGCTCTGGACCAAAGCCCGCTGCCCGGCGTGCTGGCGGCTGCCCTGGTGGCCGTGGTGCTCACCCCCGCCCGCGCCCGCCTGCAACTGGCCGCGGACCGTCTGGTGTACGGCGCCCGCCGGGACCCGCTGGGTGCACTCGCCCGGCTCGGCGACCAGGTGGCCGTGGCCGGTGAGCCCGACCTTCTGCCGACCGCGCTGCACGCCGTCGCCGACGCCGTACGCGCCCCTGGGGCCATGGTCACGGCGCCCGACGGCAGGGTGCTCGGCTCCTGGGGAACGGCACAGTCCATCGGCCACACCGTGGCGCTGCAGGTCGGCAGGCGCGACGTCGGCACCCTGCGGGTGGCCCACCGCGACCTGGCCGACACCTACGCCGAGGCCGACGTCCGCCTGCTGGCCGCGATGGCGGCCCAGGTCGCCGTGCTCGTGCGCGCCCTCGAACTCACGGAGTTGCTTGAGGCCCAACGCGACCGCGTGGTGGCGGCCACCCGGGCCGAACGCGACCGGCTCCACCACGACCTGCACGATGGGCTGGGGCCGTCACTGTCCGGCATGGCCCTGGGGCTGCAAGCCGCCTCACACGCCCTGGCCACCGGTGACACCGCCGGATGTGCCCCGCTGCTGGACCGTATCCGCGACGAGGTCGCCACCTCCGTCGCCGAGATCCGACGCATCATCGACGGCCTGCGCCCCACCATCCTGGACACCGTGAAGCTGGGCGAGGCGATCCACCGGCACGCGGCGACGCTGTCACCCGATATGGAGGCCACGGCCTACCGCGTCGTCACCGAGGCCCTCACGAACATCGTCCGCCATGCCTCCGCACACCGGTGCGGGATCACTCTGGCACCCTGCGGCCGGTCGCTGCGCATCGCTGTCCGCGATGACGGCCTGGGCATCGCCGACGGGACCCCAGCCGGGGTGGGACTGGCTTCCATGCGCCGCCGGGCCCAGGCGCTCGGCGGCACCTTCGCCATCGAGACGGGGCCACACGGCACCACCGTCACCATCACCCTGCCACTGGAGGAGCCATGA
- a CDS encoding transposase encodes MVRVLAHQLKSQVSKDTADGYRLVTTLLDARRDPARHLAAIYHERWEVESVFAEIKTHQRGARVVLSRKTPMVSVSRSGRICWSSMPCANSY; translated from the coding sequence GTGGTCCGTGTCCTGGCCCACCAGCTCAAGAGCCAGGTCAGTAAGGACACAGCTGACGGCTACCGGCTTGTCACCACCCTGCTGGACGCCCGACGCGATCCGGCCCGGCACCTGGCCGCGATCTACCACGAACGCTGGGAGGTCGAGTCCGTCTTTGCCGAGATCAAGACTCATCAGCGCGGCGCCCGTGTCGTACTGAGCCGCAAGACCCCGATGGTGTCCGTCAGCAGATCTGGGCGCATCTGCTGGTCCAGCATGCCCTGCGCGAACTCATACTAG
- a CDS encoding helix-turn-helix domain-containing protein → MASGDAIYGDPVACRIVEFFTGAHRDYVARVFPQLTDRERDILDLVAAGCGNHEIARRLVLSEKTVRNHVSAILGKLQVRDRAAAVAEARDAGLGTTGIA, encoded by the coding sequence GTGGCCAGCGGCGACGCGATCTACGGAGATCCCGTCGCCTGCCGGATTGTCGAGTTCTTCACCGGCGCCCACCGCGACTACGTCGCCCGTGTCTTCCCGCAACTAACCGACCGGGAACGGGACATCCTGGATCTCGTCGCAGCCGGCTGCGGCAATCACGAGATAGCCCGGCGGCTCGTCCTGTCCGAAAAGACGGTCCGCAACCACGTCTCAGCCATCCTGGGCAAGCTGCAGGTCCGCGACCGGGCCGCCGCCGTCGCCGAGGCCCGCGACGCCGGCCTCGGCACCACCGGAATCGCCTGA
- a CDS encoding serine hydrolase, whose amino-acid sequence MTGPSEIPEPTARRTNSRPSRRDFLNKSFGITAALAAFSVGLPPGRAVASTDAPGGAVGALHSPLIQPWVARHNLSATQYEEEAKRLKTEGYRLLDLCGYQVGNEARYAAIWEKRAGFEQVSNHAVSYSQYGRHFDAYQGSFRLVRLNGYNIAGEVFFATIWEATQSGPRWWSEASSAPTWWSRHEVKQSELQAVFNARDGAGDRMVDISAYPGPGFLGTQFAMIWEPARGQHWGWIPPRVAEYYQRDFAKAVAQDYRPARVSAFLPSGSGQTAYFTAVLEKSVKCPFYARHGISSAMYQHEVDHQGRTYRPVFVGGFTADYGGGRNATQGFSPVWRRCEADSVVPPLTQAYMEKFSVPGLSLAFAQQGRLLYAGGFGLADKETGERVTTSSLFRIASLSKQITSAAILRLVEQGRIRISDTVFGRSGILGTTYGTPSYGAGVESITVQNLLEHTAGPGWSHDDPDPMAQQPGLDQEQLISWVLDNRPLNNAGGAPGTEFAYSNFGYVVLGRIIERVTTQSYEAYVRQEILAPCGISRMFLAGNTRADKRAGEVTYYGQAGEDPYGMQLTRKDAEGGWLATPVDLMRFVTRVDGFPERPDILNQASVTTMTTPSTAKGANGYAKGWGTDSATQTWWHLGELPGTSSVVARTRHGICWAAVVNTRKSDKDESNADKNTAAGLYKMMWDIHSQVDAWTGEGIL is encoded by the coding sequence ATGACCGGACCATCAGAGATACCGGAGCCGACGGCACGCCGCACGAACTCCAGACCGAGTCGCCGTGATTTCCTCAACAAGTCTTTCGGCATCACCGCAGCACTCGCGGCCTTCTCCGTCGGGCTCCCGCCCGGTCGCGCCGTCGCCTCGACCGACGCCCCCGGAGGAGCCGTCGGGGCTCTCCATTCCCCCCTCATCCAGCCGTGGGTCGCCCGGCACAACCTGTCCGCGACCCAATATGAAGAGGAGGCCAAGCGGCTCAAGACGGAGGGTTACCGGCTCCTCGACCTCTGCGGCTACCAGGTCGGCAACGAGGCCCGGTACGCAGCGATCTGGGAGAAGCGAGCAGGGTTCGAGCAAGTGTCGAACCACGCGGTGAGCTACAGCCAGTACGGGAGACACTTCGACGCGTACCAGGGCTCCTTCCGGCTCGTCCGGCTCAATGGTTACAACATCGCCGGGGAGGTGTTCTTCGCCACGATCTGGGAAGCAACGCAGTCGGGACCCAGGTGGTGGTCCGAGGCGTCTTCCGCCCCCACCTGGTGGTCGAGGCACGAAGTCAAGCAGTCCGAACTGCAGGCCGTCTTCAACGCCCGCGACGGTGCGGGCGACCGGATGGTGGACATCAGCGCGTACCCCGGTCCGGGCTTCCTTGGCACGCAGTTCGCCATGATCTGGGAACCGGCCAGAGGGCAGCACTGGGGTTGGATTCCGCCGCGGGTGGCCGAGTACTACCAGCGGGACTTCGCAAAGGCCGTGGCGCAGGACTACCGGCCGGCCCGTGTCAGTGCGTTCCTCCCCAGTGGCTCGGGGCAGACCGCTTATTTCACTGCCGTCCTAGAGAAGTCCGTGAAGTGCCCCTTCTACGCCCGGCACGGCATCAGTTCCGCCATGTACCAGCACGAGGTCGATCACCAGGGGAGAACGTACCGGCCGGTCTTCGTCGGCGGATTCACGGCCGACTACGGGGGCGGCAGGAACGCCACACAGGGGTTCAGTCCGGTCTGGCGAAGGTGCGAGGCCGACAGCGTGGTGCCGCCCCTGACGCAGGCGTACATGGAGAAGTTCTCCGTCCCCGGGCTGTCGTTGGCGTTCGCCCAGCAGGGCAGGCTGCTCTACGCCGGAGGGTTCGGCCTCGCGGACAAGGAGACGGGTGAAAGGGTGACGACCTCCAGCCTCTTCCGGATCGCCAGCCTCAGCAAGCAGATCACCTCCGCGGCCATCCTGCGGCTGGTCGAACAGGGAAGAATCCGCATATCAGACACAGTCTTCGGACGCAGCGGAATCCTCGGAACGACATACGGCACTCCGTCCTACGGTGCTGGCGTCGAAAGCATCACGGTCCAGAACCTGCTCGAACACACAGCCGGCCCGGGCTGGAGCCACGACGATCCCGACCCGATGGCCCAGCAACCGGGGCTGGACCAGGAGCAGCTCATCTCCTGGGTGCTCGACAACCGCCCTCTGAACAATGCCGGAGGCGCCCCGGGAACCGAGTTCGCGTACTCCAACTTCGGCTACGTCGTCCTGGGGCGGATCATCGAGCGGGTCACCACCCAGTCCTACGAGGCGTACGTTAGGCAGGAGATCCTGGCCCCCTGCGGAATCAGCCGGATGTTCCTGGCCGGTAACACTCGCGCGGACAAGCGCGCTGGAGAGGTCACGTACTACGGCCAGGCCGGGGAGGACCCGTACGGCATGCAGTTGACCCGGAAGGATGCCGAGGGAGGCTGGTTGGCCACCCCGGTTGACCTGATGCGCTTCGTCACGCGGGTGGACGGATTCCCCGAGAGACCCGACATCCTAAACCAGGCATCCGTCACCACGATGACCACACCCTCCACGGCCAAGGGCGCCAACGGCTACGCGAAAGGCTGGGGCACGGACTCCGCCACCCAGACCTGGTGGCACCTCGGAGAACTTCCGGGAACCAGCTCCGTCGTGGCGCGCACCAGGCACGGCATCTGCTGGGCTGCCGTCGTCAACACCAGGAAGTCGGACAAGGACGAGTCAAACGCGGACAAGAACACCGCCGCCGGCCTCTACAAGATGATGTGGGACATACACAGCCAGGTGGACGCCTGGACCGGGGAAGGCATCCTCTGA